CGAAACCACCCTGCGCCAAATGCCCAGCATCGAGCTTGATGAAGATGGAAATGTTGTCGGCGCAGGCTTGACGCTTCGTCCAACGCCGCACCGTTTCACGATCAACGACCGAACGATGTTTACCTGGTGCGCGTTGGATGCGTTGATGTTCCCAGGGCTACTTAAGCAGACAGTCCAGGTTGAGTCGCCGTGTGTTACCACAAACATTCCCGTGCGAGTAAAGGTAACACCGAACGGTGTTGAGCAAGTTGAGCCAGCCGAAGCGGTCGTTTCCTTGGTGGCTCCAGGCGCTTCAGCCGACATCCGACGTTCATTTTGCGACTACGTGAATTTTTTCAGTTCAAACGAAGCGGCTTCCGCATGGTTAAGTAAACATCCAGGCGCAATGACCCTGC
This portion of the Anaerolineales bacterium genome encodes:
- the merB gene encoding organomercurial lyase MerB yields the protein MKNHEIEELTALLDASFRENSNAEGYALFHRLILLLAEGQAVSPARIAGALERSIEEIETTLRQMPSIELDEDGNVVGAGLTLRPTPHRFTINDRTMFTWCALDALMFPGLLKQTVQVESPCVTTNIPVRVKVTPNGVEQVEPAEAVVSLVAPGASADIRRSFCDYVNFFSSNEAASAWLSKHPGAMTLPVKEAYQLGRRLAESIFVIKEAGF